One window of Parasegetibacter sp. NRK P23 genomic DNA carries:
- a CDS encoding type II toxin-antitoxin system RelE/ParE family toxin, giving the protein MVNRIKGIKINWKDVAKERFREITAYLDEKWPPYVSEKFFSRTWFAIGCIEKNPGRYRPSERTGIREAILHGRCMLLYAVRNETEIEIITFFETRQHPSKKFSGYQ; this is encoded by the coding sequence ATGGTTAATCGCATTAAGGGCATCAAGATCAACTGGAAGGATGTAGCAAAAGAAAGATTCAGGGAAATAACAGCTTACCTGGATGAAAAATGGCCGCCTTATGTTTCAGAGAAGTTCTTTTCCAGAACCTGGTTTGCAATAGGATGTATTGAGAAGAATCCGGGACGATACAGGCCATCAGAAAGAACAGGCATCAGGGAAGCTATTCTTCATGGAAGGTGTATGCTCCTTTATGCAGTAAGGAATGAAACTGAAATTGAAATCATTACTTTTTTTGAAACCAGGCAGCACCCGTCTAAGAAGTTCAGCGGCTATCAATAA
- the sucD gene encoding succinate--CoA ligase subunit alpha, with translation MSVLVNKNSKIIVQGFTGTEGTFHATQMIEYGTQVVGGVTPGKGGTKHLDRPVFNTVLDAVQQTNANVSIIFVPPAFAADAIMEAADAGIELVVCITEGIPVQDMVKVKNYLQGKNTRLIGPNCPGVITADEAKVGIMPGFIFKKGNVGIVSKSGTLTYEAADQVAKAGLGITTAIGIGGDPIIGTPTKEAVELLMNDPNTHGIVMIGEIGGGMEAEAARWIKEHGTKPVVGFIAGQTAPPGRRMGHAGAIVGGADDTAAAKMKIMRECGIHVVDSPADIGKTMAEVLKK, from the coding sequence ATGTCTGTATTAGTTAATAAGAACAGTAAGATCATCGTACAGGGATTTACAGGTACGGAAGGAACTTTCCATGCTACCCAAATGATTGAATACGGCACACAGGTGGTAGGCGGTGTAACCCCGGGTAAGGGCGGCACCAAACACCTCGACAGGCCCGTTTTTAACACCGTACTGGACGCTGTGCAGCAAACCAATGCAAACGTATCTATTATTTTCGTTCCCCCTGCCTTCGCTGCCGACGCCATCATGGAAGCCGCTGACGCGGGTATCGAACTGGTGGTTTGCATCACCGAAGGCATTCCCGTACAGGATATGGTGAAGGTGAAAAACTACCTCCAGGGTAAAAACACCCGCCTGATCGGACCAAACTGCCCCGGTGTGATCACTGCCGATGAAGCCAAAGTTGGCATCATGCCCGGCTTTATCTTCAAAAAAGGCAATGTTGGTATCGTTTCTAAATCCGGTACCCTCACTTACGAAGCCGCCGACCAGGTAGCCAAGGCCGGACTGGGCATAACAACCGCCATCGGCATCGGAGGCGATCCCATCATCGGAACACCTACTAAAGAAGCCGTGGAACTGCTCATGAACGATCCCAATACCCACGGTATCGTAATGATCGGTGAGATCGGTGGGGGCATGGAAGCAGAGGCCGCCCGCTGGATCAAGGAACATGGCACCAAGCCCGTGGTTGGTTTCATCGCCGGACAAACAGCGCCTCCCGGTCGCCGTATGGGCCATGCGGGTGCTATCGTTGGTGGAGCAGATGATACAGCAGCCGCAAAAATGAAGATCATGCGCGAATGTGGCATCCACGTGGTGGACAGCCCCGCTGATATCGGCAAAACAATGGCTGAAGTGCTGAAAAAATAA
- a CDS encoding ABC transporter ATP-binding protein, with the protein MIQVNNIKKNFGEKQVIKGVSVNMEPGKCNLIIGSSGSGKTVFTKCMVGLFTPEEGEVLYDGQNFTTMDFKEKKDIRKQIGMLFQGSALFDSMTVEQNIMFPLDMFTTDSYKQKRKRVNEVLNRVQLNEANRKFPAEISGGMKKRVGIARAIVLNPHYLFCDEPNSGLDPQTSLVIDKLIQEITREYNTTTVIVTHDMNSVMEIGDHIIYLYEGLKEWEGSNQEIIFSKNERLNNFIFASEFLQDAKELRMMEMNRKNKG; encoded by the coding sequence ATGATCCAGGTAAACAATATCAAGAAGAATTTCGGCGAGAAGCAGGTGATCAAAGGCGTGAGCGTGAACATGGAGCCGGGGAAATGCAACCTGATCATCGGTTCCAGTGGAAGTGGTAAAACAGTTTTTACAAAATGCATGGTGGGGCTTTTCACCCCGGAAGAAGGCGAAGTGCTGTACGATGGACAGAATTTCACCACCATGGATTTCAAGGAAAAAAAGGACATCCGGAAACAAATCGGCATGCTGTTCCAGGGATCAGCGCTTTTCGATAGCATGACCGTGGAGCAGAATATCATGTTTCCACTTGATATGTTCACCACTGATTCCTACAAACAGAAAAGAAAACGGGTAAACGAGGTCCTCAACCGGGTTCAACTCAATGAAGCCAACCGGAAGTTCCCCGCGGAAATATCCGGCGGGATGAAGAAGCGTGTGGGCATCGCCCGGGCCATCGTGTTAAATCCGCATTATCTTTTCTGTGACGAGCCGAACTCCGGCCTTGATCCACAGACTTCGCTCGTAATTGATAAACTCATCCAGGAGATCACCCGGGAATACAATACCACCACCGTGATCGTTACGCACGATATGAACAGTGTAATGGAGATTGGCGACCACATCATTTACCTGTACGAAGGCCTGAAAGAGTGGGAGGGCTCCAACCAGGAGATCATTTTCTCGAAAAATGAGCGCCTGAACAACTTCATTTTCGCCTCCGAGTTCCTGCAGGATGCCAAGGAGCTCCGGATGATGGAGATGAACAGGAAAAATAAAGGCTAA
- a CDS encoding ABC transporter permease: MTFFTEFGRYLLMLKGMFSKPENFKMYWKEFMHQCSEIGVGSLGIVVIISIFMGAVSTLQTAYQLVSPIIPKSTIAQIVRDTVILEFAPTLVCIVLAGVVGSKIASELGNMRVSEQIDALEIMGINTKTYLVLPKIIGALLMIPMLVTLSAALGIWGGRFAGQASGIVSTADFDKGLLQNFMPFNVTFALIKAYTFAFIISSVPAYFGYYVKGGALEIGRSSTKSVVVSCILILFADYILAALLL; this comes from the coding sequence ATGACATTTTTTACGGAGTTCGGCAGGTACCTGCTGATGTTGAAAGGCATGTTCTCGAAGCCGGAGAATTTTAAGATGTACTGGAAGGAATTCATGCACCAGTGTTCGGAGATAGGCGTGGGTTCTTTGGGAATCGTGGTCATCATTTCCATTTTCATGGGAGCGGTATCCACGTTGCAGACGGCCTACCAACTGGTTAGTCCGATCATTCCGAAATCCACCATCGCCCAGATTGTACGGGATACCGTCATCCTGGAGTTCGCACCCACCCTGGTATGTATTGTACTGGCAGGGGTCGTGGGCAGTAAAATCGCGAGTGAACTCGGTAACATGCGGGTAAGCGAACAGATTGATGCGCTGGAGATCATGGGCATCAACACCAAAACCTACCTTGTTCTGCCTAAAATAATCGGCGCTTTATTGATGATCCCGATGCTGGTCACACTTTCCGCCGCTCTCGGCATCTGGGGAGGAAGGTTTGCGGGCCAGGCGTCCGGCATTGTGTCCACCGCCGATTTTGATAAAGGCCTTTTGCAGAATTTCATGCCTTTCAACGTAACCTTCGCGCTCATCAAAGCGTATACTTTCGCTTTCATCATATCTTCTGTTCCGGCTTATTTCGGCTACTACGTGAAAGGTGGTGCCCTGGAAATAGGCCGTTCCAGCACAAAATCGGTGGTGGTAAGCTGTATCCTCATCCTTTTCGCTGATTATATACTGGCGGCATTGCTGCTCTGA
- a CDS encoding NADP-dependent malic enzyme — protein MKKQLRKEDALEYHAKGRPGKIEVVPTKEAKTQRDLSLAYSPGVAEPCKEIHANPETVYKYTAKGNLVGVISNGTAVLGLGDIGPEAGKPVMEGKGVLFKIFADIDVFDIEINEKDPEKFVQIVKALEPTFGGINLEDIKAPECFYIEQKLKEQLKIPVMHDDQHGTAIISGCGLLNALEIQKKKIEKVKIVVNGAGAAAMACVQMYVSLGAKYENFIMFDKDGVLHKGRPDLDELKLRFAIDAKKSNIVLADALKDADVFLGLSVGNVVSGEMIKSMAKNPVVFALANPEPEISYEKATEVRKDIIMATGRSDFPNQVNNVLGFPYIFRGALDVRATQINEAMKQAAVKALAELTRTPVPEIVTLAYNEKHISFGPNYIIPKPLDPRLLETVAPAVAKAAMESGVAQAPIKNWDKYREELNRRLGIDNQVMRVIGNKARRAPKRVVFADADNVKVLKAAQIVYEDGIAYPILLGGEVRIRKIAEENGIDLSDMPILDPRSDEMEEKRQLYGEIFFQKRQRKGFNYYESKKAMRDRNYFGCMMVECGDADAMISGLTKNYQETLLPAIQIIGTEENVKKIAGMYLLLTKRGPLFLADTTVNFNPTAEELADITLMVAKEVKHFNLVPRIAMLSYSNFGSSNSPEAKLVANARKIVKQRNPSLIVDGEMQASVAFNKEILRDNYPFSELADQDVNTLIFPNLTAGNVAYNLLKEVGGADAIGPILLGLKKPVHVLQLGSSVRSIVNMTLIAVIDAQQKCKISTEEEVRKSPWWKSFRKVSKDM, from the coding sequence ATGAAGAAGCAGCTTAGAAAAGAAGACGCGCTGGAATACCACGCGAAGGGTCGTCCGGGGAAAATTGAAGTAGTGCCCACGAAAGAGGCGAAAACCCAACGCGATCTCTCACTCGCCTATTCTCCCGGCGTGGCCGAACCCTGCAAGGAAATTCATGCCAACCCGGAAACCGTTTATAAATACACCGCGAAAGGAAATCTTGTGGGCGTGATCAGCAATGGTACCGCCGTACTCGGTTTGGGCGATATCGGCCCTGAAGCCGGCAAACCCGTTATGGAAGGGAAAGGCGTACTTTTCAAAATATTCGCAGATATTGATGTTTTCGATATAGAAATCAACGAGAAGGACCCCGAAAAATTCGTACAGATCGTTAAGGCTTTGGAACCAACTTTCGGTGGCATTAACCTGGAAGACATCAAGGCGCCTGAGTGCTTTTATATTGAGCAGAAGCTAAAGGAGCAGCTCAAAATACCCGTTATGCACGACGACCAGCACGGTACCGCCATCATCAGCGGATGCGGGTTGCTAAACGCATTGGAAATACAAAAGAAAAAGATCGAAAAAGTAAAGATCGTGGTGAACGGCGCTGGCGCGGCGGCCATGGCCTGTGTGCAGATGTATGTGTCGCTGGGCGCGAAATATGAAAACTTTATTATGTTCGACAAGGACGGCGTGCTCCACAAAGGCCGTCCCGACCTGGATGAACTAAAACTGAGATTCGCCATAGACGCGAAGAAAAGTAATATCGTGCTGGCGGACGCGCTGAAAGATGCCGACGTGTTCCTGGGATTGTCCGTTGGCAACGTGGTATCCGGTGAAATGATCAAAAGCATGGCGAAAAACCCTGTGGTATTCGCACTGGCGAATCCCGAACCGGAGATCAGTTACGAAAAGGCCACCGAGGTGAGGAAAGACATCATCATGGCCACCGGTCGTTCCGATTTTCCCAACCAGGTAAACAACGTACTCGGATTCCCCTACATATTTCGTGGTGCGCTGGATGTGCGGGCCACCCAGATCAATGAGGCGATGAAACAGGCCGCGGTAAAGGCCTTGGCCGAACTCACACGCACACCCGTTCCGGAGATTGTTACCCTGGCCTACAACGAAAAACACATTTCTTTCGGGCCCAATTATATTATCCCCAAACCGCTTGATCCGCGCTTACTGGAAACCGTTGCTCCCGCCGTGGCGAAAGCCGCCATGGAAAGTGGGGTGGCTCAGGCGCCCATCAAAAACTGGGACAAGTACAGAGAAGAACTGAACCGCAGGCTCGGTATTGACAATCAGGTAATGCGCGTGATTGGCAACAAAGCACGTCGTGCGCCCAAGCGTGTGGTGTTCGCCGATGCGGATAATGTGAAGGTGCTAAAAGCCGCGCAGATCGTTTATGAAGACGGTATCGCCTACCCGATCCTGTTGGGGGGAGAGGTGCGCATCAGAAAGATCGCCGAAGAAAACGGCATAGACCTCTCCGATATGCCCATTCTCGATCCCCGGAGCGATGAAATGGAAGAAAAACGCCAGCTCTACGGAGAAATATTCTTCCAGAAAAGGCAACGCAAAGGATTCAATTACTATGAATCCAAAAAAGCCATGCGCGACCGGAATTATTTCGGCTGTATGATGGTGGAATGCGGAGATGCCGATGCCATGATCTCGGGGCTGACTAAAAACTACCAGGAAACACTGCTGCCCGCTATCCAGATCATCGGCACGGAAGAAAACGTGAAGAAGATTGCGGGCATGTACCTGTTGCTCACCAAGCGAGGCCCGCTTTTCCTGGCAGATACCACCGTGAATTTCAATCCCACGGCCGAAGAACTGGCGGATATCACCCTGATGGTGGCCAAAGAAGTAAAACATTTCAACCTGGTGCCGCGCATCGCCATGCTCAGCTATTCTAATTTCGGCAGCAGCAACTCGCCGGAAGCCAAGCTGGTGGCCAATGCCCGGAAAATTGTGAAGCAAAGGAATCCTTCGCTCATCGTAGATGGTGAAATGCAGGCCAGCGTGGCTTTCAACAAAGAAATCCTCCGCGACAACTACCCGTTCAGCGAACTCGCCGACCAGGACGTAAACACACTCATCTTCCCCAATCTTACCGCAGGCAACGTGGCTTACAACCTGCTCAAAGAGGTGGGTGGCGCCGATGCCATCGGTCCCATCCTGCTCGGGTTGAAAAAACCGGTGCACGTGTTGCAACTCGGCAGCTCCGTGCGCAGCATCGTAAACATGACCCTGATCGCTGTAATAGACGCACAACAGAAATGTAAAATATCTACGGAAGAAGAAGTGCGGAAATCGCCCTGGTGGAAGAGTTTCAGAAAGGTGAGTAAGGATATGTAG
- the uvrA gene encoding excinuclease ABC subunit UvrA, which produces MAASKKPVQQPVQEQIEVIGAKAHNLKNLDINIPKNKLVVITGISGSGKSSLAFDTIYAEGQRRYMESFSAYARQFIGDMERPDVDKISGLSPVISIEQKTTNKNPRSTVGTITEVYDFLRLLFARIGEAFSYETGKKMTKFSEEEIVENVLQKLKNKKITLLAPLVRGRKGHYRELFEDMRKKGYLKVRVDGEVMDLVPKMQVDRYKIHDIELVIDRLQATPEMKLRLSQSVQKSLQVGKELMFVLVNDDDKLVQYSKQLMCADTGISYEEPSPNSFSFNSPYGACPTCKGLGSVYQINMDEVIPDPAKSIKEGGIAPIGEEREAHVYKQVEQLSKRYKFSLVKSVAELPEKAKNLLLYGNEEGASDDTVDFENAGAYEGEFEGVVNMIRRWFFATGSDAIREWAEGYMKLHTCPSCNGARLKKESLWFKVDGKNISELSELNLDNLMIWFEGVEKRLSDKQNVIARDVLKEIRERLQFLLDVGLTYLSLNRSSKTLSGGESQRIRLATQIGSQLQGITYILDEPSIGLHQRDNHRLIEALKNLRDIGNSVLVVEHDKDIMMAADHLIDIGPKAGKHGGRIVAEGKPKDLLKLDTLTSSYLNGHKSIPVPDTRRKGNGKTLELKGASGNNLKDVSVKFPLGKFIVVSGVSGSGKSTLINETLYPILSKHCYGSRVTPMPFKSIKGLDHVDKVIEIDQSPIGRTPRSNPATYCGFFTEIRTLFSSVPEAKIRGYNAGRFSFNVKGGRCDMCEGGGMRVIEMNFLPDVYVHCEKCNGKRYNRETLEIRYKGKSISDVLEMTVDEAVEFFTNVPYLYRKIKVLQEVGLGYITLGQSAVTLSGGEAQRVKLATELSKKDTGKTFYILDEPTTGLHFEDINHLLDVLNKLVERGNSVLVIEHNLDVVKVADHVIDLGPEGGAGGGQILFEGTPEELVKVKGSFTGQFLKMEL; this is translated from the coding sequence ATGGCAGCATCAAAGAAGCCGGTTCAGCAACCGGTGCAGGAACAGATTGAAGTGATAGGCGCAAAGGCGCATAATTTGAAGAACCTCGATATCAATATTCCCAAGAATAAACTGGTGGTGATTACCGGTATCAGTGGCAGCGGAAAATCTTCGCTCGCTTTCGATACCATTTATGCGGAAGGGCAGCGCCGTTATATGGAAAGTTTCAGCGCGTACGCAAGGCAGTTCATCGGTGATATGGAACGGCCCGATGTAGATAAGATATCTGGCCTTTCTCCCGTTATTTCCATCGAACAGAAGACCACCAATAAAAATCCACGCTCCACGGTAGGGACCATTACAGAGGTCTACGATTTCCTCCGTTTGCTGTTCGCGCGTATCGGCGAGGCTTTCAGCTACGAGACCGGGAAAAAGATGACGAAATTCAGCGAAGAAGAGATAGTGGAGAATGTTCTACAAAAATTAAAAAACAAGAAAATAACGCTCCTGGCACCACTGGTGCGGGGCCGGAAAGGGCATTACCGCGAGTTGTTTGAAGACATGCGGAAGAAAGGATACCTGAAAGTGCGCGTGGATGGCGAAGTGATGGACCTTGTTCCGAAGATGCAGGTGGACCGCTATAAAATTCACGATATCGAACTGGTTATCGACCGTTTACAGGCTACGCCCGAAATGAAGCTGCGCCTGAGCCAGAGCGTGCAGAAAAGTTTACAGGTAGGTAAGGAACTGATGTTTGTGCTGGTGAATGATGACGATAAACTGGTGCAATACAGTAAGCAATTGATGTGCGCGGATACCGGCATCAGCTACGAAGAGCCTTCTCCCAATAGTTTTTCCTTTAACTCCCCATATGGCGCGTGCCCAACTTGTAAAGGATTGGGTTCTGTGTACCAGATCAACATGGATGAAGTGATTCCTGACCCGGCCAAAAGCATTAAGGAAGGTGGCATCGCGCCGATAGGCGAGGAGCGGGAAGCGCACGTGTACAAACAGGTAGAGCAATTGTCTAAAAGGTATAAGTTCAGTCTGGTAAAATCAGTGGCCGAATTACCTGAAAAAGCGAAGAACTTATTATTATACGGCAATGAAGAAGGCGCTTCAGACGATACGGTGGATTTTGAAAACGCTGGCGCTTACGAAGGAGAATTTGAAGGCGTGGTGAATATGATCCGGCGCTGGTTCTTTGCTACGGGCAGTGATGCCATCCGTGAATGGGCCGAAGGGTATATGAAACTGCATACTTGTCCTTCGTGTAACGGTGCACGTTTGAAGAAAGAAAGTCTCTGGTTTAAGGTGGATGGAAAGAATATCTCCGAACTCAGTGAACTGAACCTCGATAACCTGATGATTTGGTTTGAAGGGGTGGAGAAAAGATTGTCGGATAAACAGAATGTGATTGCCCGTGATGTATTGAAAGAAATACGCGAACGGCTGCAGTTCCTGCTGGATGTGGGTTTAACATACCTGTCCCTGAACCGTTCCTCCAAAACACTGAGTGGTGGCGAGTCGCAAAGGATAAGACTGGCCACGCAGATCGGTTCTCAATTGCAGGGCATCACTTACATCCTGGATGAGCCTTCCATTGGATTGCACCAGCGCGATAACCACCGGTTGATCGAGGCGTTGAAGAACCTCCGGGATATCGGGAACTCCGTATTGGTGGTGGAGCACGATAAAGATATTATGATGGCCGCCGATCACCTGATCGATATCGGGCCGAAAGCTGGTAAACACGGCGGAAGAATTGTCGCGGAAGGAAAGCCGAAGGATTTGCTGAAACTGGATACGCTTACCTCTTCCTACCTGAACGGGCATAAGTCTATACCGGTACCGGATACCCGCAGAAAAGGAAACGGGAAAACGCTTGAACTGAAAGGCGCTTCAGGCAATAACCTGAAAGATGTAAGTGTGAAGTTTCCGCTGGGAAAGTTTATCGTAGTTTCCGGCGTAAGCGGCAGTGGGAAATCCACCCTCATCAATGAAACGTTGTACCCTATACTCAGCAAACATTGTTATGGTTCCAGGGTGACTCCGATGCCTTTCAAATCCATCAAAGGGCTGGACCATGTAGACAAGGTGATTGAAATAGACCAGTCCCCGATCGGGAGAACACCAAGAAGCAACCCGGCGACTTACTGCGGTTTTTTCACCGAGATCAGGACGCTTTTTTCCTCGGTGCCAGAAGCGAAAATACGCGGGTACAACGCAGGGCGTTTTTCTTTCAATGTGAAAGGAGGCCGTTGCGATATGTGTGAAGGAGGTGGTATGCGGGTGATCGAAATGAACTTTCTCCCCGATGTGTATGTGCATTGTGAAAAGTGCAATGGCAAGCGGTACAACCGTGAAACCCTTGAAATCCGTTACAAAGGAAAATCCATCTCCGATGTGCTTGAAATGACGGTGGATGAAGCCGTTGAATTCTTTACCAACGTGCCCTATCTCTACCGGAAGATCAAAGTGTTGCAGGAAGTGGGTTTGGGCTACATCACTTTGGGGCAATCGGCGGTAACATTGAGCGGAGGAGAGGCGCAACGGGTGAAACTAGCCACGGAACTTTCTAAAAAGGATACCGGAAAAACTTTTTATATACTGGACGAGCCCACTACCGGGCTGCATTTTGAAGACATCAACCATTTGCTGGATGTGCTCAACAAATTGGTGGAGCGGGGCAATTCGGTCCTCGTGATAGAACACAACCTGGATGTGGTGAAAGTAGCGGATCATGTCATTGACCTCGGGCCGGAAGGCGGTGCTGGCGGTGGGCAGATTTTGTTTGAAGGCACACCTGAAGAACTCGTGAAAGTGAAAGGCAGTTTCACGGGGCAGTTCCTGAAAATGGAACTATAA
- a CDS encoding OmpA family protein, with amino-acid sequence MTTVRQMLAGITLIAMMAAACGPMNKTKKGAVIGTAGGGAVGAVIGKAAGNTAMGAIIGATVGGVTGAVIGRKMDKQAEEIKNKVPDAKVERVGEGIVVEFSSNVLFGFNKADVTLEASQTLDKLITVLNTYPDTNLEVQGHTDNAGTDEYNQGLSERRAGSAASYLRSHGIASSRITTKGFGEGSPKYTNDTEAGRAQNRRVEFLITANEKMKAEAEKEAKQ; translated from the coding sequence ATGACTACAGTTAGACAAATGCTCGCCGGAATCACCCTGATCGCCATGATGGCGGCAGCCTGCGGGCCCATGAACAAAACAAAGAAAGGCGCCGTAATTGGAACAGCAGGTGGAGGCGCTGTTGGGGCCGTAATCGGAAAAGCTGCAGGTAATACCGCCATGGGCGCCATCATTGGTGCTACTGTTGGTGGCGTGACCGGCGCAGTGATTGGCAGGAAAATGGACAAACAGGCAGAAGAGATCAAAAACAAAGTTCCGGATGCAAAAGTGGAGCGCGTAGGAGAAGGGATTGTAGTAGAATTCAGCAGCAACGTGCTGTTTGGTTTTAATAAGGCCGATGTTACGCTGGAAGCCTCCCAAACACTGGACAAACTGATCACGGTACTGAATACTTATCCCGATACCAACCTGGAAGTTCAGGGCCATACTGATAACGCCGGAACAGATGAATACAACCAGGGATTATCGGAAAGAAGGGCAGGAAGTGCCGCAAGCTACCTGAGGTCGCATGGTATCGCATCTTCCCGCATCACCACCAAAGGTTTTGGTGAAGGTTCTCCCAAATACACCAACGACACGGAAGCCGGGCGTGCACAAAACCGTCGTGTGGAATTCCTGATTACCGCGAACGAAAAAATGAAAGCTGAAGCTGAAAAAGAAGCGAAGCAATAA
- a CDS encoding porin family protein: MKKRIITALTVLAGFAGLQQVNAQTTFGIRAGVNFQNITGDASNGSKMENKLKTGFNVGLNAEIPVAPDYFVQPGVLLSTKGAKLENDSKINLSYVEIPVNFLYKPALGAGKMLLGFGPYVGFGVGGKVELPNGNDVDIEFENEISGLSTTPTFKRMDAGANFLAGYEFSNKLSFQLNAQLGLAKINPKYTGPGTDESSYKNTGFGVSLGYRF; the protein is encoded by the coding sequence ATGAAAAAAAGAATCATCACAGCACTCACTGTATTGGCAGGTTTTGCCGGACTGCAACAAGTAAACGCACAAACAACTTTTGGAATCAGGGCTGGCGTGAATTTTCAGAACATTACCGGAGATGCGAGCAATGGCAGTAAAATGGAAAATAAACTGAAGACTGGTTTTAACGTAGGCCTGAATGCTGAAATTCCTGTTGCACCGGATTATTTTGTTCAACCTGGTGTTTTGCTTTCCACTAAAGGTGCAAAGCTGGAAAACGACAGCAAAATAAATCTATCGTACGTGGAAATTCCTGTGAACTTCCTCTATAAACCAGCACTGGGTGCAGGTAAGATGTTGCTTGGCTTTGGACCGTATGTAGGATTCGGCGTAGGGGGTAAAGTGGAATTGCCTAACGGAAATGATGTTGATATTGAGTTTGAAAATGAAATTTCAGGCTTAAGCACTACGCCAACTTTCAAAAGAATGGATGCCGGTGCAAATTTCTTGGCGGGTTATGAGTTCTCCAACAAACTCTCTTTCCAATTAAATGCGCAACTAGGCCTCGCGAAAATCAATCCTAAATATACTGGGCCTGGAACCGACGAGTCTTCCTATAAAAACACCGGTTTCGGCGTTTCCCTGGGCTACCGTTTCTAG
- a CDS encoding PLP-dependent aspartate aminotransferase family protein codes for MKATTQLIHSIPVDEQTGAIAVPIYQTSTFVQEAPGINKGFDYSRSNNPTRATLEKIVAELEGGSTGLAFASGLAAIDNVIKLLRSGDEVVAVDDIYGGAFRLFDKVYSQYGIKVTYVDTADLREIKRAITPATRLIWLETPTNPTLKISDIAAIAELAHAHRALLCVDNTFATPALQQPLKLGADIVVHSATKYLGGHSDIIAGVVVTAEPELGARLKFFQNATGNILGPFDSFLLIRGLETLHLRVREHCRNALAIAKYLEQHPAVDKVFYPGLSSHPNHLLAAKQQSAFGGVVSFTLKDDTEAAANAFVMSTELFKLAESLGGIKSLLCHPAQMTHKSIPADIRRANGVADSLIRLSIGLEDSEDLINDLEQTFKSIYQSVIKKHAPAFA; via the coding sequence ATGAAAGCGACCACACAACTGATTCACAGCATTCCCGTAGATGAACAGACCGGCGCCATCGCTGTGCCCATCTACCAGACCTCTACTTTTGTACAGGAAGCCCCGGGCATCAACAAAGGATTCGATTATTCGCGCAGCAACAACCCCACCCGTGCCACCCTCGAAAAAATCGTGGCTGAACTGGAAGGCGGCAGCACGGGACTCGCTTTCGCGAGCGGTCTCGCGGCCATCGACAACGTGATCAAACTGCTCCGCAGCGGCGACGAAGTGGTTGCCGTTGACGACATCTACGGCGGAGCCTTTCGCCTGTTCGATAAAGTATATTCCCAATACGGCATCAAAGTAACCTATGTAGATACCGCTGACCTGCGGGAAATCAAAAGGGCCATAACGCCCGCCACCAGGCTCATCTGGCTGGAAACACCCACCAACCCGACACTCAAAATTTCAGATATAGCAGCCATCGCGGAACTGGCGCACGCCCACCGTGCATTGCTTTGCGTAGACAATACCTTCGCTACGCCGGCACTACAACAACCACTAAAACTGGGCGCCGACATCGTGGTACACAGCGCCACCAAATACCTCGGCGGACACAGCGACATTATAGCGGGCGTTGTGGTAACCGCTGAACCGGAATTGGGCGCAAGACTGAAATTCTTTCAAAACGCCACCGGGAACATTCTTGGACCATTCGATAGCTTCCTGCTGATCCGCGGACTGGAAACGCTCCACCTCCGTGTACGCGAACATTGCCGGAATGCACTGGCCATTGCGAAGTACCTCGAACAACATCCGGCCGTAGACAAAGTATTTTATCCCGGGCTCAGTTCCCACCCCAACCATTTGCTGGCGGCTAAACAACAATCGGCATTCGGTGGTGTGGTATCTTTTACTTTGAAAGACGATACCGAAGCAGCGGCAAATGCATTCGTTATGTCAACAGAGTTGTTCAAACTGGCGGAAAGTCTGGGTGGCATCAAAAGCCTGCTCTGCCATCCCGCGCAGATGACACACAAATCTATTCCCGCGGATATCCGTCGCGCCAACGGTGTGGCCGATAGCCTGATCCGACTGAGCATCGGACTCGAAGACAGCGAAGACCTGATCAACGACCTGGAACAAACCTTCAAAAGCATCTATCAATCAGTTATAAAAAAACACGCGCCGGCTTTTGCCTGA